The Geothrix sp. genome window below encodes:
- a CDS encoding porin, translated as MKRIPTLGLAALAALPLSAQTAKIGGDLQLWYTQMMDSNLRYNSSAPGGYYNLRSEFKENTLTVRRAEIKVSGNLLEGIDYEVMFDPSISTGTTNPMILQDAFLIWKPAAGIDVKAGQFKNLQTYEGLTSSTEILFAERSQLGRTFGDKRDRGVAFGASFGDPKDFSGKATVAVFNGMNDAIAGKANDANAAKDFVVRLDFALGKAQKFGVYTLQGSTDVPDKGNPPASIAANPGGAWPSQAAIYDSKDKTTNLGAFYAYQDGTWTVTAEYMTGLLGRRFATLAASAPTVKREHLDQKFTGYYLTGGYTTGNHTFLARYDLMNMNSGDQWYTAYNPYTQSAPGTPLLVNGAPVDYSPKFTEATLGYTYAWIPAKAKVANFKLNYIARSKNFLKPFGTQTGEQGGNTLVAAFLVAF; from the coding sequence ATGAAGCGCATCCCCACCCTCGGTCTGGCCGCCCTCGCCGCCCTGCCCCTCTCGGCCCAGACGGCGAAAATCGGCGGCGACCTCCAGCTCTGGTACACCCAGATGATGGACAGCAACCTCCGGTACAACAGCTCAGCTCCCGGCGGGTACTACAACCTCCGCAGCGAGTTCAAGGAGAACACCCTGACGGTCCGCCGCGCGGAGATCAAGGTCTCCGGAAACCTGCTCGAGGGCATCGACTACGAGGTCATGTTCGATCCTTCCATCTCGACCGGGACGACCAACCCCATGATCCTCCAGGACGCCTTCCTCATCTGGAAGCCCGCGGCCGGGATCGATGTGAAAGCCGGACAGTTCAAGAACCTCCAGACCTATGAGGGCCTGACCAGCTCCACCGAGATCCTCTTCGCCGAGCGCAGCCAGCTGGGCCGCACCTTCGGCGACAAACGGGACCGCGGCGTGGCCTTCGGCGCCAGCTTCGGCGACCCCAAGGACTTTTCCGGCAAGGCCACGGTGGCCGTGTTCAACGGAATGAACGACGCCATTGCCGGCAAGGCCAACGATGCCAATGCCGCGAAGGACTTCGTCGTCCGCCTCGACTTTGCCCTCGGCAAGGCCCAGAAATTCGGGGTGTACACCCTGCAGGGCTCCACCGATGTGCCCGACAAGGGCAATCCTCCCGCCTCCATTGCCGCCAACCCCGGCGGGGCCTGGCCCTCCCAGGCCGCCATCTACGACAGCAAGGACAAGACCACCAACCTGGGCGCGTTCTACGCCTACCAGGACGGCACCTGGACGGTCACCGCCGAGTACATGACGGGCCTGCTCGGCCGCCGCTTCGCCACCCTGGCCGCCAGTGCACCCACCGTGAAGCGCGAGCACCTCGACCAGAAGTTCACCGGCTACTACCTCACCGGTGGCTACACCACCGGGAACCACACCTTCCTGGCGCGGTACGACCTGATGAACATGAACAGCGGCGATCAGTGGTACACGGCCTACAACCCCTACACCCAGAGCGCCCCCGGGACGCCCCTCCTGGTGAACGGGGCTCCCGTGGACTACTCCCCCAAGTTCACCGAGGCCACCCTGGGCTACACCTACGCCTGGATCCCCGCAAAGGCCAAGGTCGCCAACTTCAAGCTCAACTACATCGCCCGCAGCAAGAACTTCCTGAAGCCCTTCGGCACCCAGACCGGCGAGCAGGGCGGCAACACCCTCGTGGCGGCCTTCCTGGTCGCGTTCTGA
- a CDS encoding acyl-CoA dehydrogenase, whose translation MKYLDDDRDVRFNLFEWLDLDALLKAGPYEEVDRDQLGMVLDEALKVARGSVAACNEVGDRVGAQFENGKVKLPEGFAGAFQDLASGGWISATMSPEFGGMGLPESVGTGISEFLMGANTALGLKALLTRGAAHLIEVFGSDDLKATYCERMYTGEWTGTMCLTEAGAGSDLGALTTKAVKQGDGSYLITGEKIFITSGDHELTPNIIHAVLARTPGAPAGPKGLSLFVVPKVRVNPDGSLGAANDVACAGIEHKLGIHGSPTCSLVFGTNGGCQGFLLGQEEQGLAHMFQMMNAARYEVGVQGLGNASAAHQAALAYAKERLQGRGPSAGKGASQSLIIEHPDVRRMLLMQAAYVQAMRAMVSYTGWCMDMAHITVGEDHDRWQGLVELFTPVCKAWCSDWGFRVTEWALQTFGGYGYTMDYPAEQYLRDCKIASIYEGTNGIQALDLVGRKFRMQDGRPVKHLLGLAGTTAQTMAADPVLGASARQLADAVKALGRVLQGVPARENAQLLTVLNAVPILDMLGHVVAGHLLLQQAALAKQKGLELLQARGVDPADRSAVQALLASSRDAAFYQNKVQAAIHFAHRGLPLVAAHAVALQAGETAPMEAVF comes from the coding sequence ATGAAATACCTCGACGATGACCGTGATGTCCGGTTCAACCTCTTCGAGTGGCTCGACCTCGATGCCCTGTTGAAGGCCGGCCCCTACGAAGAGGTGGATCGGGATCAGCTGGGCATGGTGTTGGACGAGGCCCTGAAGGTGGCCCGGGGCAGCGTCGCCGCCTGCAATGAAGTGGGGGACCGGGTCGGCGCCCAGTTCGAGAACGGGAAGGTGAAACTGCCCGAGGGCTTTGCTGGGGCCTTCCAGGATCTGGCTTCGGGCGGCTGGATCAGCGCCACCATGAGCCCGGAATTCGGCGGCATGGGACTCCCTGAATCCGTGGGGACCGGCATCAGCGAGTTCCTGATGGGGGCGAACACGGCCCTGGGCCTCAAGGCGCTGCTCACCCGCGGCGCCGCCCACCTGATCGAGGTCTTCGGGAGCGACGATCTCAAGGCCACCTACTGCGAGCGGATGTACACCGGGGAGTGGACCGGCACCATGTGCCTCACCGAGGCCGGGGCCGGCAGCGACCTGGGCGCACTCACCACCAAGGCGGTGAAGCAGGGCGACGGCTCCTACCTCATCACCGGGGAGAAGATCTTCATCACCAGCGGCGATCACGAACTGACGCCGAACATCATCCACGCCGTGCTGGCCCGGACGCCGGGCGCCCCGGCCGGGCCCAAGGGGCTCAGCCTGTTCGTGGTGCCGAAGGTCCGCGTGAACCCGGACGGTTCCCTGGGCGCGGCCAACGATGTCGCCTGCGCCGGGATCGAGCACAAGCTGGGCATCCACGGCTCGCCCACCTGCAGCCTGGTATTTGGGACCAATGGCGGCTGCCAGGGGTTCCTCCTGGGCCAGGAGGAACAGGGGCTCGCCCACATGTTCCAGATGATGAACGCCGCGCGGTACGAAGTCGGCGTCCAGGGTCTGGGCAATGCCTCCGCCGCGCATCAGGCCGCCCTGGCCTATGCGAAGGAGCGCTTGCAGGGTCGCGGTCCCAGCGCGGGCAAGGGGGCGAGCCAATCTCTCATCATCGAGCACCCGGATGTGCGGCGGATGCTCCTCATGCAGGCCGCCTATGTGCAGGCCATGCGGGCCATGGTGTCCTACACGGGCTGGTGCATGGACATGGCGCACATCACAGTGGGGGAGGACCACGACCGCTGGCAGGGGCTCGTCGAGCTGTTCACGCCGGTCTGCAAGGCCTGGTGCTCGGACTGGGGCTTCCGCGTCACCGAATGGGCGCTGCAGACCTTTGGGGGCTACGGCTACACCATGGACTACCCGGCGGAGCAGTACCTCCGGGACTGCAAGATCGCGTCGATCTATGAAGGCACGAACGGGATCCAGGCCCTGGATCTCGTCGGCCGCAAGTTCCGGATGCAGGATGGACGGCCCGTGAAGCACCTGCTCGGCCTCGCGGGGACCACGGCCCAGACCATGGCGGCGGACCCGGTCCTCGGCGCGTCCGCCCGGCAGCTGGCGGATGCGGTGAAGGCCCTGGGCAGGGTGCTCCAGGGCGTTCCGGCCCGCGAGAACGCCCAGCTGCTGACGGTCCTGAATGCCGTTCCCATCCTGGACATGCTCGGCCATGTGGTGGCGGGCCACCTTCTGCTCCAGCAGGCCGCCCTGGCGAAGCAGAAGGGCCTTGAGCTCCTTCAGGCCCGGGGAGTGGATCCCGCGGATCGGTCCGCGGTCCAGGCCCTGCTGGCGAGCAGCCGCGACGCGGCCTTCTACCAGAACAAGGTCCAGGCGGCGATCCACTTCGCCCACCGGGGCCTGCCCCTGGTGGCGGCCCATGCGGTGGCGCTCCAGGCGGGGGAAACGGCGCCCATGGAGGCGGTCTTCTAG
- a CDS encoding AMP-binding protein: MNEREAFLQARNVLFQHRDDRAAALRAFRWPTLETFNWALDHFDAYAQGNHQPALWIVEENGSEVKVSFQDLSRRSNQVANALRAMGVRRGDGVLIMLDNVLPLWEIMLACIKLGAVLVPSTLLLSQADLQDRIERGGIRHLVVDAAQTAKFEGMDPGLTRISVGGEVPGWHGVAELYEGAETYAPDAPTRATDPMLLYFTSGTTAKPKLVLHTHQSYPVGHLTTMYWVGLKEGDIHYNISSPGWAKHAWSSLFAPWNAGACIFVYRSARFSAAATLKVIVDKGVTTLCAPPTVWRLFIQEDLASYKVRLRALVGAGEPLNPEVISQVEKAWGLTIRDGYGQTETSALVGNSPGLPVKSGSMGLPLPGYAVVLLDLDGKEAEEGEIALKLDPRPLGLMAGYKDDPSKMQKAEAEGFYRTGDVATRDPDGYLFFVGRADDVFKSSDYRISPFELESFLIEHEFVAEAAVVPSPDPLKLAVPKAYIILRSGCEPDRATALALFRFIRERLSPYKRIRILEFGDLPKTISGKIRRVELRKRAAEQTHSPTEFREEQFPELK, from the coding sequence ATGAATGAACGCGAAGCGTTCCTCCAGGCCCGGAATGTATTGTTCCAGCACCGGGACGACCGGGCTGCGGCCCTCCGCGCATTCCGCTGGCCGACCCTGGAGACCTTCAACTGGGCACTGGACCACTTCGATGCCTATGCCCAGGGCAACCACCAGCCGGCCCTGTGGATCGTGGAGGAGAACGGCAGCGAGGTGAAGGTCAGCTTCCAGGACCTCTCCCGGCGCAGCAACCAGGTGGCCAACGCGCTGCGGGCCATGGGCGTCCGACGCGGCGACGGCGTGCTCATCATGCTGGACAATGTCCTGCCGCTCTGGGAGATCATGCTGGCCTGCATCAAGCTGGGGGCCGTCCTCGTCCCGTCCACCCTCCTGCTCTCCCAGGCGGACCTGCAGGACCGCATCGAACGGGGCGGGATCAGGCACCTGGTGGTCGATGCCGCGCAGACGGCCAAGTTCGAGGGCATGGATCCGGGCCTGACCCGCATCAGCGTGGGAGGCGAGGTGCCCGGCTGGCATGGCGTCGCGGAGCTGTATGAGGGGGCCGAGACCTACGCGCCCGACGCGCCCACCCGGGCCACGGATCCCATGCTGCTCTACTTCACCTCGGGGACGACGGCCAAGCCCAAGCTGGTGCTCCACACGCACCAGTCCTACCCCGTGGGCCACCTCACCACGATGTACTGGGTCGGGCTCAAGGAAGGCGACATCCACTACAACATCAGCTCCCCCGGCTGGGCGAAGCATGCCTGGAGCAGCCTCTTCGCGCCCTGGAACGCCGGGGCCTGCATCTTCGTCTACCGGTCCGCCCGGTTCAGCGCGGCGGCCACCCTCAAGGTCATCGTGGACAAGGGCGTCACGACCCTGTGCGCGCCCCCCACCGTGTGGCGCCTGTTCATCCAGGAGGATCTCGCCTCGTACAAAGTCCGCCTGAGGGCCCTGGTGGGCGCGGGCGAGCCCCTGAACCCCGAGGTCATCAGCCAGGTGGAGAAGGCCTGGGGCCTCACCATCCGCGATGGCTACGGCCAGACGGAGACTTCGGCCCTGGTGGGGAATTCGCCGGGCCTGCCCGTGAAGTCGGGATCCATGGGGCTTCCTCTGCCGGGCTATGCGGTAGTGCTGCTGGACCTTGACGGCAAGGAGGCCGAGGAGGGCGAGATCGCCCTGAAACTCGATCCCCGGCCCCTGGGCCTCATGGCCGGGTACAAGGATGATCCCTCCAAGATGCAGAAGGCCGAGGCGGAGGGGTTCTACCGCACCGGCGATGTGGCCACCCGGGATCCGGACGGTTACCTGTTCTTCGTGGGGCGGGCGGACGATGTCTTCAAGAGCTCCGACTATCGGATCAGCCCGTTTGAGCTCGAATCTTTCCTCATCGAGCATGAATTCGTGGCCGAGGCCGCCGTGGTGCCCAGCCCGGATCCCCTGAAGCTGGCCGTTCCCAAGGCCTACATCATCCTCCGGTCCGGCTGTGAACCTGATCGGGCCACGGCCCTGGCCCTGTTCCGGTTCATCCGGGAGCGGCTCTCGCCCTACAAGCGCATCCGTATCCTCGAGTTCGGCGATCTGCCCAAGACCATCTCGGGCAAGATCCGGCGCGTGGAACTGCGGAAGCGGGCGGCGGAACAGACCCATTCACCCACGGAATTCCGTGAGGAGCAGTTCCCGGAACTGAAGTGA
- a CDS encoding GNAT family N-acetyltransferase, producing the protein MFSIISDGAGYREFVLLKDGQGILLRTALPEDVERVEAFIRGLSRETLAMRFMGGVAGVSRTYIEELCDESPHQRACLLAVEGDEADQRVLGLGNYIGKGGAIAEVGFMVAEPHQGRGISTLLLERLAGLAAGAGYVGFEADVLYGNEKMTNVFRDSGFETRRAMEGGIIHVEFPLSAPQAQRERAEMRERVAAANSLVPLLRPRTVAVVGASRDPASMGNAIFRHILQSRFKGTVYPVNPKAQAIEGVQAHASLESLPDSPDLVVLAVPATKVIPLAKEALDKGARGLLVLAAGFAETGPEGARRQERLVRLVRSRGARLVGPNCLGLLNTNATVQLNASLATAMPPRGRVGFFSHSAALGVVILQYAAERGLGFSSFVSAGNRADVSGNDLLQYWEEDPDTDVALLYLETFGNPRRFARLARRISRRKPVLCVKSARSHAGRRVAQAHIAASPRNDAEVEALFHQAGVIRADTLEELFDIALLLSHQPLPRGNRVAVVSNSGGVATICADACESRGMRISGPGVVDLHALATAEHYERACLEALEHPEVDALIATFACVGACDPATVARAIRRAAVRAERSTGIAKPTLLSLMGVSGAVPVGTASQNGHGGVHRTFPSYRFPESAALALSKVVEYAHVRLQPPGRILAYDGLEAGEARQTVERHLEESLPQAPPAFTEAQSRDLLTCFGITVAEPLPADPAARSTQVVLSLSADPDFGPIWRFRRPSVGSILRITPLTDLDIADVIARLHLPPACGLAETLGRLTQLVEELPWISTLEAQVAVPLAEAAPPGALPLQPGLTMAFSQVGFRTP; encoded by the coding sequence GTGTTCAGCATCATCTCTGACGGCGCAGGTTACCGGGAGTTCGTCCTCTTGAAGGATGGCCAGGGGATCCTCCTCAGGACCGCCCTTCCCGAGGATGTGGAACGGGTGGAGGCCTTCATCCGCGGACTCTCCCGAGAGACCCTCGCCATGCGCTTCATGGGCGGCGTCGCGGGCGTGTCCCGGACCTACATCGAGGAACTGTGCGACGAAAGCCCCCACCAGCGGGCGTGTCTGCTGGCCGTGGAGGGCGACGAGGCCGATCAGCGGGTGCTCGGGCTGGGCAACTACATCGGCAAGGGTGGCGCCATCGCCGAAGTCGGCTTCATGGTCGCCGAGCCGCACCAGGGCCGGGGCATCAGCACCCTGCTGCTCGAGCGCCTGGCCGGGCTCGCCGCCGGCGCGGGCTATGTGGGCTTCGAGGCGGATGTGCTCTATGGGAATGAGAAGATGACGAATGTGTTCCGCGACTCGGGCTTCGAGACCCGCCGGGCCATGGAGGGCGGCATCATCCATGTGGAGTTCCCCCTGAGCGCCCCCCAGGCCCAGCGGGAGCGGGCGGAGATGCGCGAGCGGGTGGCTGCGGCCAATTCCCTGGTGCCCCTCCTGCGGCCAAGGACGGTGGCCGTGGTGGGCGCCTCCCGCGACCCCGCCTCCATGGGCAATGCCATCTTCCGCCACATCCTCCAGAGCCGCTTCAAGGGCACGGTCTATCCCGTGAACCCGAAGGCCCAGGCCATCGAAGGGGTGCAGGCCCATGCCTCCCTCGAGTCCCTGCCGGACTCGCCGGACCTGGTGGTCCTGGCGGTCCCCGCCACCAAGGTGATCCCGCTGGCCAAGGAGGCCCTCGACAAAGGGGCTCGGGGCCTGCTGGTCCTGGCCGCAGGTTTCGCCGAGACCGGCCCAGAGGGGGCCCGGCGCCAGGAGCGGCTGGTGCGGCTGGTGCGCAGCCGCGGGGCCCGGCTGGTGGGGCCCAACTGCCTCGGGCTGCTGAACACGAATGCGACGGTCCAGCTGAATGCCAGCCTGGCCACGGCGATGCCGCCCCGCGGCCGCGTGGGGTTCTTCAGCCATTCGGCGGCTTTGGGGGTGGTGATCCTGCAGTACGCCGCCGAGCGGGGACTGGGATTCTCCAGCTTCGTGTCGGCCGGAAACCGTGCGGATGTCTCGGGAAACGACCTGCTCCAGTACTGGGAGGAGGATCCGGACACCGATGTGGCCCTGCTCTACCTCGAGACCTTCGGGAACCCCCGCCGCTTCGCCCGGCTGGCCCGCCGGATTTCGCGCCGGAAACCCGTGCTGTGCGTCAAGAGCGCCCGCAGCCACGCCGGGCGGCGCGTGGCCCAGGCGCACATCGCCGCCAGCCCCCGGAACGATGCCGAGGTGGAAGCCCTGTTCCACCAGGCGGGCGTGATCCGCGCCGACACCCTGGAAGAGCTGTTCGACATCGCCCTGCTGCTCTCGCATCAACCGCTGCCCCGGGGAAACCGCGTGGCCGTGGTCAGCAATTCCGGGGGAGTGGCGACCATCTGCGCGGACGCCTGCGAATCCCGTGGCATGCGCATCTCGGGCCCCGGCGTGGTGGACCTGCACGCCCTGGCCACGGCGGAACACTACGAGCGGGCTTGCCTGGAGGCGCTCGAGCACCCGGAGGTGGATGCCCTCATCGCCACCTTCGCCTGCGTGGGGGCCTGCGATCCCGCCACCGTGGCTCGGGCCATCCGCCGGGCCGCCGTGCGCGCGGAACGCAGCACCGGCATCGCCAAGCCGACCCTGCTCTCCCTGATGGGCGTCAGCGGGGCCGTACCCGTGGGCACCGCGTCCCAGAACGGGCATGGCGGCGTACACCGGACCTTCCCCTCGTACCGGTTCCCGGAATCGGCCGCGCTGGCGCTTTCCAAGGTGGTGGAATACGCCCATGTCCGCCTGCAGCCCCCCGGCCGGATCCTGGCCTACGACGGCCTGGAAGCCGGAGAGGCTCGTCAGACCGTTGAGCGCCACCTTGAGGAGTCCCTGCCGCAGGCACCTCCCGCCTTCACAGAGGCACAATCCAGGGACCTCCTGACATGCTTCGGCATCACCGTCGCCGAGCCCCTTCCCGCCGATCCCGCCGCCCGGAGCACCCAGGTGGTCCTGAGCCTCTCGGCGGATCCGGATTTCGGCCCCATCTGGCGGTTCCGGCGCCCCAGCGTGGGTTCCATCCTCCGCATCACGCCCCTTACGGATCTCGACATCGCGGATGTGATCGCCAGGCTCCACCTGCCTCCGGCCTGCGGGCTGGCCGAGACCCTGGGCCGCCTCACCCAGCTGGTGGAGGAGCTGCCCTGGATCTCCACGCTGG